A window from Flavobacterium gyeonganense encodes these proteins:
- a CDS encoding DUF6443 domain-containing protein, which produces MNIIFKNWIKKIYFLVALCCSLFTHAQVQEVEYGSFTPTALRYFTAGTVLDSEYNIPNQKNIDAYCYFSLAIDNEKAPYTGYSVTAAFEITPYDQSGNVLPAEMVTKTMTVNYNPNFSTVSPAFSDLNYYKIKNKFGLRVALVSNSIVVKDLSNTVIPTASATAQLNNVTINMGFKARRYYPLATTLISPTATTNTNATAVKISWGALTGAVEYELEWTWVDNYSDASSTAVTPPQNIPFTDRNFDLNNTRIVIKANGSANNYEIPQIYSKGYILYRVRGIGRNASNENAKTYGPWSSGAGAKITVADWPNQITISEHENNKNWQFQASYAEDGKKKEIVSYFDGSLRNRQTVTKINSDNVAVVGEVIYDTQGRPAIEVLPTPTQDNTIHYFQNYNLFNANTPYSNKNFDYGPNSCTTTTAPMINTVSGSSKYYSANNDFTTSVNRNFIPDAKLYPFSQTEYTPDNTGRISRKGGVGDKHQLGSGHEMKYFYGVPSSMELNRLFGYKAGNISHYKKNTVIDPNGQISVSYLDPQGRTIATALAGANSTNLESLHEETITGSTVNDDLTALNTLAESGAFKASLDKKTITKEILVSDVIPYHFNYTLDQSSSFQLECQTPAFSYPFVYDLDISLKNNCGEEQLTTPVHQPVGIKKQTEYRQELQ; this is translated from the coding sequence ATGAACATTATATTCAAAAATTGGATCAAAAAAATTTATTTTCTTGTTGCACTTTGCTGTTCACTGTTCACTCATGCCCAGGTACAGGAAGTGGAATATGGCAGTTTTACGCCAACTGCATTACGCTACTTTACTGCCGGGACTGTTCTGGACTCTGAGTATAATATCCCCAATCAAAAAAACATTGATGCTTATTGCTATTTCTCCTTAGCGATAGACAATGAAAAAGCGCCTTATACCGGATACAGTGTTACGGCTGCTTTTGAGATTACCCCTTATGACCAGTCCGGAAATGTACTTCCAGCCGAAATGGTTACCAAAACGATGACTGTCAACTACAATCCTAACTTTAGTACGGTCAGCCCTGCTTTTAGCGACTTAAACTATTATAAAATCAAAAATAAATTTGGTCTTAGAGTTGCCCTCGTTTCTAACAGCATCGTAGTAAAAGATCTTTCGAATACTGTTATTCCAACTGCTTCTGCTACAGCCCAATTGAATAACGTGACAATAAATATGGGATTCAAAGCCCGAAGATATTATCCTTTGGCTACTACTTTAATTAGTCCAACAGCAACAACAAATACTAATGCAACAGCGGTTAAAATTTCCTGGGGCGCTTTAACAGGCGCCGTTGAATATGAACTAGAATGGACATGGGTTGATAATTACAGTGATGCAAGCAGTACTGCAGTTACCCCTCCCCAAAATATTCCGTTTACAGACCGAAATTTCGATTTAAATAATACCCGAATTGTAATCAAAGCAAATGGATCTGCAAATAATTATGAAATCCCCCAAATCTACAGTAAAGGTTATATACTTTACAGAGTAAGAGGAATAGGCCGAAATGCCAGTAATGAAAATGCTAAAACATATGGTCCCTGGAGTTCCGGAGCCGGAGCAAAAATAACTGTTGCAGACTGGCCTAATCAAATTACCATATCCGAGCATGAAAACAATAAAAACTGGCAGTTTCAGGCCAGTTATGCCGAGGATGGGAAGAAAAAAGAAATCGTTAGTTATTTTGACGGATCACTCCGAAATCGACAAACCGTTACCAAAATAAACTCTGACAATGTTGCCGTTGTAGGGGAAGTTATATACGACACACAGGGAAGACCTGCTATTGAGGTATTGCCAACACCCACTCAAGATAATACAATTCATTATTTCCAAAATTACAATTTGTTTAATGCCAATACCCCGTATTCCAATAAAAATTTTGATTACGGGCCAAATAGCTGTACAACGACTACAGCTCCCATGATCAATACTGTTTCAGGATCAAGCAAGTACTACTCGGCAAATAATGATTTTACTACTTCTGTAAATCGAAACTTTATTCCGGATGCCAAACTGTACCCTTTTTCCCAGACAGAATATACTCCTGACAACACCGGAAGAATTTCGCGTAAAGGAGGCGTTGGTGACAAACACCAACTGGGCTCCGGTCACGAGATGAAATATTTTTACGGAGTTCCCTCTAGCATGGAATTAAACAGACTTTTTGGATATAAAGCAGGAAATATTTCCCACTACAAAAAAAACACCGTAATTGATCCTAATGGTCAAATTTCTGTAAGTTATTTAGATCCGCAGGGAAGAACAATTGCGACTGCACTTGCCGGTGCCAATTCTACCAACTTAGAGAGTCTTCATGAAGAAACCATTACAGGCAGTACAGTTAATGATGATTTAACTGCCCTTAATACATTAGCGGAAAGCGGTGCATTTAAAGCTAGTCTGGATAAAAAAACAATAACAAAGGAAATTTTAGTTTCAGACGTTATTCCCTATCATTTTAATTATACTTTAGATCAAAGCAGTTCTTTTCAGCTCGAATGTCAGACCCCTGCTTTTTCATATCCTTTTGTTTATGATCTGGATATCTCCCTTAAAAACAATTGTGGAGAAGAACAATTGACAACTCCGGTACACCAGCCAGTAGGGATAAAAAAACAGACGGAATACCGACAGGAGTTACAATAA